A single genomic interval of Scylla paramamosain isolate STU-SP2022 chromosome 12, ASM3559412v1, whole genome shotgun sequence harbors:
- the LOC135105764 gene encoding uncharacterized protein LOC135105764: MVLTIKGGADPSQPPQAAHRSTPLNLPSLGIMRALTLVLMVAVALTALVVVQAMPEPFPDPDPEALADPDALAHRYRGGFGRFGGGFGGFGGHHGGFGGFGGHHGGGFGGFGGHHGGGFGGYHRG, encoded by the exons ATGGTTCTGACTATAAAAGGCGGCGCAGATCCTTCCCAGCCACCACAAGCAGCTCACCGCTCCACACCGCTGAACCTTCCTTCACTGGGCATCATGAGAGCT CTGACCCTCGTACTGATGGTGGCCGTGGCCCTgacggcgctggtggtggtgcaggccaTGCCAGAACCCTTCCCTGACCCGGACCCCGAGGCTCTCGCTGATCCTGATGCCTTGGCACACAGATACCGAGGTGGATTCGGTAGATTCGGTGGAGGATTCGGTGGATTCGGTGGACACCACGGAGGATTCGGTGGATTCGGTGGACACCACGGAGGTGGATTCGGTGGATTCGGTGGACACCACGGAGGTGGATTCGGTGGATACCACAGAGGTTAG